The Streptomyces sp. 11x1 genomic sequence AGCAGCTCACGCCCCGTGAAGCCGGAGGCGTCCGCGCCGAAGTCCGCGAGGACCGCCTCCGCGTTCGCCTCCATCGGCGCCCCCTCGTGCCCCCACGTCCCCGCGCTCTCGACGACCAGCCCGCCCCACAGCGGGTCGCCGAGCCGGTCCGCCAGGGCATGCCGGGTCAGCCGCTCGGTGATCGGCGAGCGGCACACGTTGCCGGTGCTGACGTGGAGGATGCGGAAGGTGTCCCGCGGCAGCCCCGTGAAGGTCCGCGTCTCTTCCCCGTCCCATATGCCACGCCCCGCGTCAGGGGCCGTCAATTCGCCACCTCAAGGTCGGGTACGACCTTGCGGAGCTCCTCCGCCGACAGGGCCCCGGCACGCAGCAGCACCGGCACCTTGCCCGTGACATCGACGATCGACGACGGTTCGTTGCTCGGGGTCGGCCCGCCGTCCAGGTAGACGGAGACGGAGTCGCCGAGCATCGCCTCGGCGGCGTCGCAGTTCTCCGGCGCCGGGTGACCGGTCAGGTTGGCCGAGGAGACCGCCATGGGGCCGACCTCGGTCAGCAGCTCGATCGCGACCGGGTGCAGCGGCATGCGCACGGCGACGGTGCCCCGGGTGTCGCCGAGGTCCCACTGCAACGACGGCTGGTGCTTGGCGACGAGCGTGAGCGCGCCCGGCCAGAACGCGTCGACGAGCTCCCAGGCCATCTCGGAGAAGTCCGTGACGAGGCCGTGCAGGGTGTTCGGGGAGCCGATGAGCACGGGCGTGGGCATGTTGCGCCCCCGGCCCTTGGCCTCCAGCAGGTCGGCCACGGCCTCCGACGTGAAGGCGTCCGCGCCGATGCCGTACACGGTGTCCGTCGGCAGCACCACGAGTTCGCCCCGGCGAATGGCGGACGCGGCCTCGCGCAGACCGGTGGCGCGGTCGGTCGCGTCGTTGGTGTCGTATCGCCGTGCCATCTAGCGAGCCTCCTCGTACACGTACTGCTGCTGGGGGGTTGTCGTCGGGCGCGTGCTCATCAGGGCAGCGCCTTGCGGGCGGTCGCGAACCGCGGCCGGTTGTTGAGGTCCGGGTGGTCGGCCGCGTCGGCCCAGCCCCGCTCCTCGGTGAAGATCCAGGGCACCTGGCCGCCCTGGGTGTCGGCGTGCTCGATGACGACGACACCGCCGGGGCGGAGGAGCCTGTGCGCCGTGCGTTCGAGGCCTCGGATCAGATCCAGGCCGTCCTCCCCTGAGAACAGGGCGAGTTGGGGATCGTAGTCGCGTGCCTCGGGTGCCACGTACTCCCACTCGGTGAGCGGGATGTACGGCGGGTTGGAGACGACGAGGTCGACCTGGCCGTCGAGGTCGCGGAAGGCGTCCAGGGCGTTGCCCTGGCGCAGGTCGACGCGGGAGCCCGCCATGTTCTTGCGGGTCCACGTCAGCGCCTCCTCGGACAGCTCCACGGCGTGCACGCGCGAGCGCGGCACCTCCTGGGCGAGGGCGAGGGCGATCGCGCCGGAGCCGGTGCACAGGTCGACGATCAGCGGCTCGACGACGTCCATCGCGCGGACGGCGTCTATGGCCCAGCCGACCACCGACTCGGTCTCGGGCCGGGGCAC encodes the following:
- a CDS encoding L-threonylcarbamoyladenylate synthase; this encodes MARRYDTNDATDRATGLREAASAIRRGELVVLPTDTVYGIGADAFTSEAVADLLEAKGRGRNMPTPVLIGSPNTLHGLVTDFSEMAWELVDAFWPGALTLVAKHQPSLQWDLGDTRGTVAVRMPLHPVAIELLTEVGPMAVSSANLTGHPAPENCDAAEAMLGDSVSVYLDGGPTPSNEPSSIVDVTGKVPVLLRAGALSAEELRKVVPDLEVAN
- the prmC gene encoding peptide chain release factor N(5)-glutamine methyltransferase — its product is MLLAEVAQATQRLADAGVPSPRNDAEELAAFVHGVKRGELHTVKDADFDARYWEVIARREQREPLQHITGRAYFRYLELQVGPGVFVPRPETESVVGWAIDAVRAMDVVEPLIVDLCTGSGAIALALAQEVPRSRVHAVELSEEALTWTRKNMAGSRVDLRQGNALDAFRDLDGQVDLVVSNPPYIPLTEWEYVAPEARDYDPQLALFSGEDGLDLIRGLERTAHRLLRPGGVVVIEHADTQGGQVPWIFTEERGWADAADHPDLNNRPRFATARKALP